One Edaphobacter flagellatus genomic region harbors:
- a CDS encoding TIM-barrel domain-containing protein — MRIEWSVRFGVALMMASMVAAAQDVSPQTQPVPAPAGRTAEAPIAELVRRDPNTLALTLPGGRSLELGDFEFEGAPVPTSKVHLKLLSPGVYEVTSVAYTVGYWRVRIHDAANYYGLGEHFNTLNHTHTVVRNVSTDNSHAKGGSTYKPMPFFMSTTGYGLWVDTTADATFDMNASSEQEVVVDVPAEKLRVVLFAGPEFPKILDHFTALAGRSMLPPYWAFAPWIGRDYHQNDAQVKEDVDKARALGIPASVILIDSPWTTAYNSYKFNPKQFDDAPSMVKYIHANGYKLVLWHTSWINSKSDPPREKGFESKMAEKSENYDEAAGNGYFVKNLDGSPYVGRWWKGQGSLIDFTNPSAKAWWQGQVRQAIQAGADGFKDDDAEGNFVNAPVKFADGTDPRLMRNRYAVLYNNAMEELMQKDLKGNGVLFCRSVTQGANGIGMLWGGDNESSFSPENGLPTVVMAGLGAGMSGMPLWTADAGGYLKTASTPDPVLFQRWTEYAAFSPAMEVLSQANVGPWDYKEQALATFKKFSVLHMSLFPYRYAAAQEAAKTGMPIMRALALLYQNDQQARESRDEYMFGPDLLVAPVVSENTRRTVYLPAGEWVDYWTGARVSGGRTILVDAAVDQIPVYARAGAVIPKIPEDVMTLVPQSESGNKAVKAMDDRRVYEVIDGASAQITDFEGRKIEREASSLKIAGDAAAHIIVRFRNMHPASATVNGTAAKILTGADGQPFVEFDHAKTSMIAWQ; from the coding sequence ATGAGGATCGAGTGGAGCGTGAGGTTCGGCGTGGCGCTGATGATGGCGTCGATGGTGGCGGCAGCACAGGATGTATCTCCTCAGACGCAGCCGGTTCCCGCTCCGGCAGGGCGAACGGCGGAGGCTCCCATTGCCGAACTGGTGCGCCGTGATCCGAACACACTCGCACTGACGTTGCCTGGCGGCCGTTCGCTGGAGCTGGGCGACTTCGAGTTCGAAGGAGCGCCGGTCCCCACCAGCAAGGTGCACCTGAAGCTGCTCTCGCCCGGTGTTTACGAGGTGACGAGTGTGGCGTACACCGTAGGTTACTGGCGCGTCCGCATCCATGATGCGGCCAACTACTACGGGCTGGGCGAGCACTTCAACACGCTGAACCACACGCACACCGTGGTACGGAATGTCTCGACCGACAACAGCCACGCCAAGGGCGGCTCGACGTACAAGCCGATGCCGTTCTTTATGAGCACCACTGGCTACGGGCTGTGGGTGGACACAACAGCGGATGCGACCTTCGACATGAATGCGTCGAGCGAGCAGGAGGTGGTTGTCGATGTGCCTGCGGAAAAACTGCGCGTTGTTCTCTTTGCCGGCCCTGAGTTCCCGAAGATCCTCGATCACTTCACCGCGCTTGCCGGGCGCTCGATGCTGCCGCCTTACTGGGCGTTCGCGCCGTGGATCGGCCGCGACTACCACCAGAACGACGCACAGGTGAAGGAAGACGTGGACAAGGCCCGCGCGCTAGGAATTCCCGCAAGCGTCATCCTGATCGATTCGCCGTGGACAACGGCCTACAACAGTTACAAATTCAACCCGAAGCAGTTTGACGATGCTCCGTCGATGGTGAAATACATCCACGCCAATGGTTACAAATTGGTGCTGTGGCATACATCGTGGATCAACTCGAAGTCGGACCCGCCGCGCGAGAAAGGCTTCGAGAGCAAGATGGCAGAGAAGTCGGAGAACTACGACGAGGCAGCAGGCAACGGCTACTTCGTGAAGAACCTCGACGGCAGCCCCTACGTGGGCCGCTGGTGGAAGGGGCAGGGGTCGCTGATCGACTTCACCAATCCGTCGGCGAAGGCCTGGTGGCAGGGCCAGGTACGGCAGGCGATCCAGGCGGGAGCGGACGGCTTCAAAGACGACGACGCCGAAGGCAATTTTGTGAATGCTCCGGTGAAGTTCGCCGATGGTACCGACCCGCGGCTGATGCGCAATCGCTATGCCGTGCTCTACAACAACGCGATGGAAGAGCTGATGCAGAAGGACCTGAAGGGCAACGGCGTGCTTTTCTGCCGTTCGGTCACGCAGGGAGCCAACGGCATCGGCATGTTGTGGGGAGGCGATAACGAGTCCAGCTTCTCGCCAGAGAATGGCCTGCCGACCGTCGTCATGGCCGGTCTGGGAGCAGGGATGAGCGGCATGCCGCTGTGGACCGCCGATGCAGGTGGCTACCTGAAGACGGCCTCGACGCCCGACCCCGTGCTCTTCCAGCGATGGACGGAGTATGCGGCGTTTTCGCCTGCGATGGAGGTGCTCTCGCAGGCCAACGTTGGGCCGTGGGACTACAAAGAGCAGGCGCTGGCGACGTTCAAAAAGTTTTCGGTGCTGCACATGAGCCTGTTTCCGTATCGTTACGCCGCAGCGCAGGAGGCAGCAAAGACAGGCATGCCGATCATGCGGGCGTTGGCGCTGCTCTATCAGAACGACCAGCAGGCACGCGAGTCGCGAGACGAATACATGTTCGGGCCTGATCTGCTGGTCGCTCCCGTCGTCAGCGAGAACACTCGCCGCACCGTCTACCTGCCCGCGGGTGAGTGGGTGGACTACTGGACCGGCGCCCGTGTTTCTGGTGGCAGAACGATCCTTGTCGACGCCGCTGTCGACCAGATTCCGGTTTATGCGCGTGCAGGCGCGGTGATCCCGAAGATTCCCGAGGACGTAATGACGCTGGTGCCGCAGTCGGAGAGCGGCAACAAGGCCGTGAAAGCGATGGATGACCGCCGCGTCTACGAAGTGATCGATGGAGCCAGCGCGCAGATCACGGACTTCGAGGGAAGAAAGATCGAGCGCGAGGCCTCGTCACTGAAGATTGCAGGCGACGCCGCTGCACATATCATCGTGCGGTTCCGCAATATGCATCCCGCGAGCGCGACGGTGAACGGCACAGCGGCGAAGATATTGACTGGCGCAGACGGACAGCCCTTTGTGGAGTTCGATCACGCGAAGACGAGCATGATCGCGTGGCAGTAG
- the bla gene encoding class A beta-lactamase codes for MLTRRSALASFAAIVANPRSLFAHSNDLSATLAALETRSKGRLGVSIVFPSGERMTHRGDERFAMCSTFKFLAATIVLKRVDTGKEHLDRAIRFTKADLVSYSPETEKHVGEGHMTVAELCKAMLTQSDNTAANLLLASFGGPPAVTAFVRSIGDKVTRLDRNETSLNEGTPGDPRDTTTPDAMVGNLKRILFGNVLKPASLQQLTDWMLANTTGKTKFVAGLPPTWKVADKTGAGDHGSNNDIGVLYPPAGKPILIASYITESPLTTEEKNAIHAEVARAIAAGV; via the coding sequence ATGCTTACTCGCCGCTCTGCTCTTGCCTCGTTCGCCGCTATTGTTGCGAATCCGCGCTCGCTTTTTGCTCACTCCAACGACCTTTCGGCTACGCTGGCTGCGCTGGAGACACGAAGCAAGGGCCGGCTTGGCGTCTCGATTGTGTTTCCTTCGGGCGAGCGGATGACGCATCGCGGAGACGAGCGGTTTGCGATGTGCAGCACGTTCAAGTTTCTGGCGGCGACGATCGTGCTGAAGCGCGTGGATACCGGCAAGGAGCATCTGGACCGCGCGATCCGCTTTACGAAGGCCGATCTGGTGAGCTACTCGCCGGAGACGGAGAAGCATGTGGGCGAAGGCCACATGACGGTCGCCGAGTTGTGCAAGGCAATGCTGACGCAGAGCGACAATACGGCGGCCAACCTGCTGCTGGCGAGCTTTGGTGGACCGCCTGCAGTGACAGCTTTTGTGCGGTCGATCGGCGACAAGGTGACGCGTCTGGACCGCAATGAGACGTCGCTGAACGAAGGAACGCCAGGCGATCCTCGCGATACGACGACGCCGGATGCGATGGTGGGGAATTTGAAGCGCATTCTGTTCGGCAATGTGCTGAAGCCCGCATCGCTTCAGCAGCTTACCGACTGGATGCTGGCGAATACGACCGGTAAGACGAAGTTTGTGGCCGGTTTGCCGCCGACCTGGAAGGTGGCCGACAAGACAGGCGCGGGCGATCATGGTTCGAATAACGATATCGGCGTGCTGTATCCGCCAGCCGGAAAACCGATCCTGATTGCTTCGTATATTACGGAGTCTCCGCTGACAACGGAGGAGAAGAATGCGATCCACGCCGAGGTCGCGAGAGCGATTGCGGCGGGGGTGTAG
- a CDS encoding GGDEF domain-containing protein: MDYSTSYIFFLVSLGLFTLVLFTLSLVDRSVVGARWLAASTLLDFTKTLLQTFHSDLPRFVAVCVANELNVCAYVAMFFGLRWFIARRPFCGWLWLSPVFLTLAIYPALFLLHIRQWSFSVISLPVVLLCAATAWMLAHQQDERFTIPSRIVAALMTVQVFAVSFRMTLSIMGFPKVPDSPWSDDRWMYSMLVIILVGYCMLMMYAVFTLIEMHSRVAYAAGVDSLTGALNRRALMKHGAAEIARSRQLGHPLAVICIDLDNFKQVNDTYGHAGGDVALCAFVDLVREHLRNSDLIARTGGEEFIVLLPGMDASGAAHVAERLRHNMEQMRIHYDGRMIMATASAGVTLLQHDDSLATMLKRADQSLYRAKAEGRNRVVMDEEIVLHPKPILVERPTVQRSGKTA, translated from the coding sequence ATGGATTACTCAACGTCTTACATTTTTTTTCTTGTTTCTCTTGGTCTGTTCACGCTGGTTCTCTTCACACTCTCTCTGGTCGACCGCAGTGTGGTGGGAGCGCGATGGCTCGCGGCCTCAACGCTGCTCGACTTCACCAAGACTCTCCTGCAGACCTTCCACAGTGACCTTCCGCGTTTCGTCGCCGTCTGTGTCGCCAACGAGCTCAACGTCTGCGCCTACGTAGCCATGTTTTTCGGACTGCGATGGTTCATCGCGCGCAGGCCCTTCTGTGGATGGTTGTGGCTCTCTCCCGTCTTTCTCACGCTGGCCATCTATCCTGCGCTGTTTCTTCTGCACATACGGCAGTGGTCGTTCTCCGTCATCTCGCTCCCCGTCGTCCTTCTCTGCGCGGCGACGGCGTGGATGCTCGCCCACCAGCAGGACGAGCGCTTCACCATCCCCTCCCGCATCGTCGCAGCCCTGATGACCGTGCAGGTCTTCGCCGTCAGCTTCCGCATGACGCTGTCGATCATGGGCTTTCCAAAAGTTCCCGATTCGCCGTGGTCCGATGATCGCTGGATGTACTCCATGCTGGTCATCATTCTGGTGGGTTACTGCATGCTGATGATGTATGCCGTCTTCACGCTCATCGAGATGCACTCGCGCGTAGCCTACGCCGCAGGCGTCGATTCACTCACCGGCGCGCTCAATCGCCGTGCGCTGATGAAGCATGGGGCCGCCGAGATCGCACGCAGCCGTCAGCTCGGCCATCCTCTGGCCGTCATCTGCATCGACCTCGACAATTTCAAGCAGGTCAACGACACCTACGGGCACGCCGGAGGCGACGTCGCCCTCTGCGCCTTCGTCGATCTTGTTCGCGAGCACCTGCGCAACAGCGATCTCATCGCCCGCACCGGCGGCGAGGAGTTCATCGTCCTGCTGCCCGGCATGGACGCATCCGGCGCCGCGCACGTCGCCGAGCGCCTGCGCCACAACATGGAGCAGATGCGCATCCACTACGACGGCAGAATGATCATGGCCACGGCCAGCGCAGGGGTCACTCTCCTGCAGCACGACGACTCGCTCGCCACCATGCTCAAACGCGCCGACCAGTCCCTCTACCGAGCCAAGGCCGAGGGCCGCAACCGCGTCGTCATGGACGAAGAGATCGTCCTCCACCCCAAGCCCATTCTCGTAGAACGCCCCACCGTGCAACGAAGCGGGAAGACGGCATAG
- a CDS encoding VWA domain-containing protein, protein MKRTCLSAFLLAAFATAVHAQQTPADATQPTAQSAPQSTSQPAQPIQGPQAQPSGQAPAAGSGQPARDANGTYTIRSTARLVVLDMVVTDAKGNVVTDLKKDDFHVTEMNEPQTILSFDTAGAHVAPPSVTIDSTAALDQLAPQAPVNIVLLDEFNTRFEDMAFARYSLKKFLERQPGKLTTPTMLIAVSLQNFTVLHDYTQDKDELIKALDHHFVAYPWQAHQYAWLAERYSLAFITLRRVAQAVIGHPGHKNMIWIGRGFPNLNMANFPVDTERRVNNAVQDCVNVLRDARVTLYTIDPAGLQVNQQAYGADAAFTDPFGGNYQFAKLATATGGRAIYGRNDVDAQIGTAIRDGSSFYSLSYRPTNTSADLQKFRRIKVTIDRPGLTVTTREGYYLQYGPGRVDPQKPSQRLVTDLLAAEGSTMVYDGVPITVRRPAGDPDMFTIHVDAKGLFWTYATDTEPQRHADVILVASTFDKKGKELKRDAKSIRVNATGEVPPTGRLERAIDFQYRLAHDPKAVRVRIVVRVTASGRIGTADIDLTQPPPPDAAAATMPAAGDAVR, encoded by the coding sequence ATGAAACGAACCTGCCTGTCTGCGTTTTTGCTTGCTGCCTTTGCGACTGCTGTTCACGCACAACAGACTCCCGCGGATGCGACGCAGCCGACTGCGCAATCGGCTCCGCAGTCCACTTCACAACCCGCGCAGCCGATACAGGGCCCGCAGGCGCAGCCTTCGGGGCAGGCTCCTGCGGCGGGCAGCGGCCAGCCTGCTCGTGATGCGAACGGTACGTACACGATTCGGAGCACGGCGCGGCTTGTGGTGCTGGACATGGTGGTGACGGATGCGAAGGGGAACGTGGTGACGGACCTGAAGAAGGACGACTTCCACGTGACGGAGATGAACGAGCCGCAGACGATTCTGAGCTTCGATACGGCGGGCGCGCATGTCGCTCCGCCAAGCGTGACGATCGATTCGACGGCAGCGCTCGACCAACTGGCTCCGCAGGCTCCGGTGAACATTGTTCTGCTGGACGAGTTCAACACGCGGTTTGAAGACATGGCGTTTGCGCGCTACTCGCTGAAGAAGTTTCTTGAGCGTCAGCCGGGCAAACTGACGACACCGACGATGCTGATTGCAGTGAGTCTGCAAAACTTCACCGTGCTGCATGACTATACGCAGGACAAGGATGAGCTGATCAAGGCGCTGGACCACCACTTTGTGGCGTATCCGTGGCAGGCGCATCAGTATGCGTGGCTGGCGGAGCGGTATTCGCTGGCCTTTATTACGCTGCGGCGCGTGGCGCAGGCGGTGATCGGGCATCCGGGACACAAGAACATGATCTGGATCGGGCGCGGCTTTCCGAATCTGAACATGGCGAATTTTCCGGTGGATACGGAGCGGCGCGTGAATAACGCCGTGCAGGACTGCGTGAATGTGCTGCGTGATGCACGCGTCACTCTCTATACGATCGACCCGGCGGGGCTGCAGGTGAATCAGCAGGCGTATGGCGCGGATGCAGCATTTACGGATCCGTTTGGCGGCAACTACCAGTTTGCGAAGCTGGCGACGGCGACGGGCGGGCGGGCGATCTATGGACGCAACGATGTGGATGCGCAGATCGGCACGGCGATTCGCGATGGGTCGAGCTTCTATTCGTTGAGCTATCGGCCGACGAATACTTCGGCCGACCTGCAGAAGTTTCGGCGGATCAAGGTGACGATAGACAGGCCGGGGCTGACGGTGACCACGCGCGAAGGGTACTACCTGCAATATGGGCCGGGGCGTGTCGATCCGCAGAAGCCTTCGCAACGGCTGGTGACGGACCTGCTGGCGGCGGAGGGAAGCACGATGGTGTATGACGGCGTGCCGATTACGGTGCGGCGTCCGGCGGGCGACCCGGACATGTTTACGATCCATGTGGATGCGAAAGGATTGTTCTGGACGTATGCGACGGACACGGAACCGCAGCGTCATGCGGATGTGATTCTGGTGGCGTCGACGTTCGATAAGAAGGGCAAGGAGCTGAAGCGCGATGCAAAGTCGATTCGCGTGAATGCGACAGGCGAGGTTCCGCCGACGGGCAGGCTGGAGCGCGCGATCGACTTTCAGTACAGGCTGGCGCATGATCCGAAGGCGGTGCGGGTGCGGATTGTGGTGCGGGTGACGGCTTCGGGGCGCATTGGGACGGCGGATATTGACCTGACACAGCCGCCTCCGCCGGATGCTGCGGCTGCGACGATGCCGGCGGCGGGAGACGCGGTGCGGTAA
- a CDS encoding NINE protein, translating into MAFTDPLYTANMTPHQRAWFYAEYEQASRDEVVGVLLALFLGSFGIHHFYLRRNGLGILYLLFCWTGIPAILGFIEAFFMPGRVRAYNAEQAAYISSQIIQGTNPQYMQTVQPNFPCPACGGAVSPGAGFCPHCGTVLVARS; encoded by the coding sequence ATGGCCTTCACCGATCCGCTTTATACCGCGAACATGACGCCGCATCAGCGCGCCTGGTTCTATGCCGAGTACGAGCAGGCCAGCCGCGACGAAGTCGTGGGCGTGCTGCTTGCCCTGTTTCTTGGCAGCTTCGGTATCCATCATTTCTATCTGCGCCGCAATGGGTTAGGTATCCTCTATCTGCTTTTTTGCTGGACCGGTATACCAGCCATCCTGGGCTTTATCGAAGCATTTTTTATGCCCGGACGCGTGCGCGCTTACAACGCCGAGCAGGCTGCTTATATCTCAAGCCAAATCATCCAGGGAACAAACCCGCAGTATATGCAGACCGTCCAGCCAAATTTTCCTTGCCCGGCCTGCGGCGGTGCGGTCTCTCCTGGAGCGGGTTTCTGCCCGCACTGCGGTACCGTACTCGTCGCAAGAAGCTAA
- a CDS encoding zinc-binding alcohol dehydrogenase family protein, producing MRAAVLRGGGLAVEEVARPAVAPGYLLLRVLACGVCRTDLHIFERDLPVRRDPLIPGHQIVGEVVDGATAELPLGARVGVSWIASTDGTCPFCRRGEENLCDALEFTGYTVDGGYAEYALVRSDFAYPLPVEVEPKLLAPLLCAGIIGFRSLRVAGVQKGERVGLFGFGASASQAIEVLRHWGCEVYVSTRGEQHRAQAEAAGATWVGGESDRPPVALDRAVTFAPSGAVVVAALASLRKGGVVAINAIHLDAMPRFDYDSLLWGERQIRSVANMTREDARDFLALAQEIGIRPQVRTFRLEEARAALEAVKHETAEGPVVILP from the coding sequence ATGCGGGCTGCAGTTTTGCGTGGAGGTGGGTTAGCGGTCGAGGAGGTGGCTCGGCCTGCGGTGGCGCCGGGGTATCTGTTGCTGCGGGTGCTGGCTTGTGGAGTTTGCCGGACCGATCTGCATATCTTTGAGCGTGATCTGCCGGTACGGCGTGATCCTCTGATTCCCGGGCACCAGATTGTGGGTGAGGTGGTGGATGGAGCTACGGCGGAGTTGCCGCTGGGTGCCCGGGTAGGAGTTTCGTGGATTGCGAGCACGGATGGGACGTGTCCGTTTTGCAGGCGCGGCGAGGAGAACCTTTGCGATGCGCTGGAGTTCACGGGCTACACGGTGGATGGAGGCTATGCCGAGTATGCACTGGTGCGCAGCGATTTTGCGTATCCGTTGCCGGTGGAGGTAGAGCCGAAGCTGCTGGCTCCTTTGCTGTGCGCGGGGATTATCGGCTTTCGCAGTTTGCGGGTGGCGGGGGTGCAGAAGGGCGAGCGGGTAGGGCTGTTCGGGTTTGGGGCTTCGGCTTCGCAGGCGATTGAGGTGCTGCGGCACTGGGGATGCGAGGTGTATGTGTCGACGCGCGGGGAGCAGCATCGGGCGCAGGCGGAGGCAGCAGGTGCGACGTGGGTGGGTGGAGAGAGCGATCGGCCTCCGGTGGCGCTGGACCGGGCGGTGACGTTTGCGCCATCGGGTGCGGTCGTGGTAGCGGCGCTGGCGAGTTTGCGTAAGGGCGGCGTGGTGGCGATCAATGCGATTCACCTGGATGCGATGCCGCGGTTCGATTACGACTCGCTGCTGTGGGGCGAGAGGCAGATACGGTCGGTGGCGAATATGACGCGTGAGGATGCGCGGGATTTTCTGGCACTGGCCCAGGAGATTGGAATACGGCCGCAGGTTCGGACGTTCAGGCTGGAAGAGGCGCGGGCGGCGCTGGAGGCGGTGAAGCACGAGACCGCGGAGGGTCCGGTGGTGATTCTGCCGTAA
- a CDS encoding glycosyltransferase family 2 protein has product MNELTVTILMPCLNEAETLAYCVRQAVAALRDNNVDGEVLIADNGSTDGSQKIAVEEGARVVDVPIRGYGAALMHGIMAAHGKYVLMADADASYDFGHLPRFLEKLDQGNDLVMGNRFKGEIKPGAMPPLHKYLGNPVLSFIGRLFFDIPVGDFHCGIRAMRRDAILGLDLHTTGMEYASEMVVRSSLAGLKIAEVPTTLSPDGRSRAPHLRTWRDGWRHLRFLLLYSPRWLFLYPGILSFCVGLVLSLWLIQGPQTLGGRTFDVDTLTYALFLVIIGAHISVFAVSAKVFGTQEGFLPIEPRYERIFQYITLETGLVFGCFLLLLGAGLFGYAVHLWHLAGYGDLSPQRMLRLTLPSATCIMLGVEAIFGSFFLSLLGMKRR; this is encoded by the coding sequence ATGAACGAACTTACTGTCACCATCCTGATGCCCTGCCTGAACGAGGCTGAGACGCTGGCCTACTGCGTTCGCCAGGCGGTTGCTGCGCTGCGCGATAACAACGTTGATGGCGAGGTATTGATCGCAGATAACGGTTCGACCGACGGTTCGCAGAAGATCGCCGTGGAAGAGGGCGCACGCGTCGTCGACGTTCCCATTCGCGGCTACGGCGCAGCGTTGATGCATGGCATTATGGCCGCACACGGCAAGTATGTGCTGATGGCCGACGCCGACGCCAGCTATGACTTCGGACATTTGCCGCGCTTCCTCGAAAAGCTGGATCAGGGCAATGATTTGGTAATGGGCAATCGCTTCAAGGGAGAGATCAAACCCGGGGCCATGCCTCCGCTGCATAAATATCTCGGCAATCCGGTGCTCAGCTTTATCGGCCGGCTTTTCTTCGACATTCCTGTCGGCGACTTCCACTGCGGCATACGGGCCATGCGCCGCGACGCGATCCTGGGCCTCGACCTACACACGACGGGGATGGAGTATGCCAGCGAGATGGTCGTTCGTTCGTCGCTGGCCGGATTGAAGATCGCCGAAGTCCCGACGACGCTCTCGCCTGACGGACGCAGCCGTGCGCCGCACCTGCGTACGTGGCGTGACGGCTGGAGGCACCTGCGCTTTCTTCTGCTCTATAGCCCGCGCTGGCTCTTCCTGTATCCGGGCATCCTCAGCTTCTGCGTTGGCCTTGTTCTATCGCTCTGGCTGATTCAGGGGCCGCAGACGCTGGGCGGCAGAACCTTCGATGTCGATACGCTTACGTACGCACTCTTTCTCGTCATCATCGGAGCGCATATCTCAGTCTTCGCCGTCAGTGCGAAGGTCTTCGGCACACAGGAGGGCTTTCTGCCGATAGAGCCGCGCTATGAGCGCATCTTCCAATACATCACGCTCGAGACAGGCCTTGTCTTCGGCTGTTTCCTGCTCCTTCTCGGAGCAGGTCTGTTTGGATACGCAGTCCACCTGTGGCACCTGGCTGGATATGGCGACCTGTCGCCGCAGCGCATGCTGCGCCTTACATTGCCCTCCGCCACATGCATCATGCTTGGCGTCGAAGCCATCTTCGGCAGCTTCTTCCTCAGCCTGCTGGGAATGAAGCGCCGCTGA
- the murQ gene encoding N-acetylmuramic acid 6-phosphate etherase, whose amino-acid sequence MNDLNLATLTTESRNPRTTHIDQVSTLEMVTLINQEDQAVPQAVATQLPEIARAIDEIAARFEKGGRLFYIGAGTSGRLGVLDASECPPTFSVPPTLVQGLIAGGDSALRKSSEKSEDSPEQGAADLLAAGFGAVGAPDTLVGIAASGRTPYVIGAMEQAKKMGLLVVSLTCVAGSKMAAVADIAIAPVTGPEVVTGSTRLKAGTATKLVLNMLSTGVMIRTGAVYGNLMVNVQPTNDKLVDRAQRIIAEATGADRAAAAKLLEEAGSVKVAIAMQKLGLDRAGAEAKLKAVGGRLARALA is encoded by the coding sequence ATGAACGATCTGAACCTTGCCACGCTGACGACGGAATCGCGCAATCCGCGCACGACGCATATCGATCAGGTCTCCACATTGGAGATGGTTACGCTGATCAATCAAGAAGACCAGGCGGTGCCGCAGGCTGTGGCGACACAGCTGCCCGAGATTGCGCGGGCGATCGATGAGATTGCGGCGCGGTTTGAGAAGGGTGGCCGGCTGTTCTACATTGGCGCGGGCACGAGCGGGCGGCTGGGTGTGCTGGATGCGAGTGAGTGTCCGCCGACGTTTTCGGTGCCTCCGACGCTGGTGCAGGGGCTGATTGCAGGTGGAGATTCGGCGCTGCGCAAGTCGAGCGAGAAGTCGGAGGATTCGCCGGAACAGGGCGCGGCGGATCTGCTGGCGGCGGGGTTTGGCGCTGTCGGCGCTCCCGATACGCTGGTGGGGATTGCGGCGAGCGGGCGCACGCCGTATGTGATCGGCGCGATGGAGCAGGCGAAGAAGATGGGCCTGCTGGTGGTGTCGCTGACATGCGTTGCGGGCTCGAAGATGGCGGCGGTTGCGGATATCGCGATCGCTCCGGTGACGGGGCCGGAGGTGGTGACGGGCTCGACGCGTCTGAAGGCGGGGACGGCGACGAAGCTGGTGCTGAATATGCTTTCGACCGGCGTGATGATTCGCACGGGAGCGGTGTACGGCAACCTGATGGTGAATGTGCAGCCGACAAATGACAAGCTGGTGGACCGCGCTCAACGGATTATCGCAGAGGCGACGGGCGCGGATCGTGCAGCGGCGGCAAAGCTGCTGGAAGAGGCAGGCAGCGTGAAGGTGGCGATTGCGATGCAGAAGCTTGGGCTGGATCGCGCTGGTGCGGAGGCGAAGCTGAAGGCTGTGGGTGGACGGCTGGCGCGTGCTTTGGCGTAG